The Streptomyces sp. NBC_00459 DNA segment CAGACGAAGTCGCCCAGCTTGTCGATCGGACCGACCAGACCCGCGTCGATCGTGTGGTTGACGTTGCCGGGGTCGCCGACGGTCACCGTGGTCCGGCCCGCCGAGTCGACGTTCGAGTCGAGCGCTCGGTCGGAACCTCCGTTCCGCTGGGTCCACTTCAGCTGGGCGAGGGTGGGGGAGCCGGGCAGCGTCGACGGGTTGATCCCGCTGTAGTCGAAGCTGGTCGCGTACTCCGTGTTCGGCGTCAGGCCGTCCTTCGTGCCCAGGTAGTACTCGCCGTTGGCGTCGGTCGTGGCGGTCAGCTCACGTCCGTCCGTCGACGTCAGTTTGACGACGACGCCCGGCACCGGCGGCTCGGACGGGTTCTGGACGCCGTCGCCGTTCGAGTCGTACCAGACCCGGTTGCCGATCTGGACGGGCGCCTGGTCGCAGACGAGTTCCAGGTCGGCGAGACCGTTGGCCTTGCCGAAGAGGTTCTGGCGGAGGGCGAGGTCGTTGTTCCAGGTCGCCTGGATGAGCAGGTTGCCCTTGACACTGGGTTTACGCATGGCCGGGTCGACGGGCCAGTGGCGGACGCCCTGCTGGAACGCGTTGTACGGGTCGTAGACCGTGCTCCACAGCCTGTCGCGGTAGGGCTGGAGCGCCGTGCCACCCTCGGCGACCTGGTCGTGGAACGCGTCGTTGAGCTCGGTGGAGTCGTCGTAGAACTCGCCGCCGCCCGGGCCCTCTCCGTTGGTCGGCAGTGTCGGGTTGCTGGTCAGCCCACCACAGGCGCCGGCGCTCTCCAGCGTGTACGTCGTCCCCGACCTGCAGGCGCGCAGTACGTCGCCGGCGGCGATGCCGGTGACCAGCGGACGCTGCGTGGAGTTGTGGGCGAACGTGGCCGTGCCCGTCATGTCGCCGAAGCGGTCGCGGTAGCCGAGCACCAGGTCGCCGTTGTCGGCGATCTCGATGTTGGACAGGATGGGCTGCGGGGCGGAGATGAAGGAGTGCGTCTCCGTGCCCGGGACGCGCTCGTTCCAGGCCTCCCACTGGGCGCTCATCACCTGGCCGACCGTGGACGGCTTGGTGCAGCGGTAGGCGTCGGCCGGCAGACCGGTGAACCGGTAGGCGCAGCCGCGCGGGTAGTTCAGCGCATGCGTGAAGATCTCACTGAACGCGCCGTTCGTGAACTCGTAGACGTGCGCGCTCAGTTGCGACGGGTCGCCCCACTGGAGATCCGTGGTGACGGTCGTCTCGGCGCCGCACACACCGCCGACCAGTACGCGCTTGCCGCGCACACCGATGCCGTACGGGTGCCACTGGCCGACGCAGGCCTGCGGCCTCGGGATGTCGTACGCCGTCTGCGTACCGGGCCTGGCGGTCGCGCCGGAGCCGAGAACGGCCACGCTGTACAGCTTGGAGTCGCTGAGATTGACCGCGTACAACGTCTTTCCGTCGCCGGAGACGTCGACGTCTCCGATGCCCTCGCGGCCGACCTTGCTGTACACGGCGTTGTCGTGCAGCCAGTTGTCGGTGGTCTCGTGCGCGGTGAGTGTGCCGGGCAGCGTGACGAAGGTGTCGACGGTGTCAGTGGTGCCGAACTGGCGGTAGATCGTGTTGGTGTTGCCCGCCGGGCCGTAGGCCGTGTGCCGCTTGACCAGCGTGCCCATGTACTTGTTGCCGGTGCGGTCCACGCCGATGCCGAACACGGCCTGCTGCTTCGTGTTGTCGGTCAGCTGGGTGACGTTTCCGTCGGAGTTGGGGCCGTTGAAGTCCCCGCCGAAGGACACCAGGCCCTTGTACGTGTTCGGTGCGTCGCCCTTGGCGAGGTTGCAGGTGACCAGGTTCGGGTTCTCCTGGCAGTAGAGGCCGGGGTCCCAGAAGCCGGTGGTGTACGTGACGTCCGTACCGCCGGAGACGTCGACGAAGCCGACGTTGCTGCGCATGACGTCGGCGCCCGAGCCCAGGCCCGCGACGGCGGGGGAGAGGGTGTCGGGATTCGGGTTGGTGACCTGGACGCGGTACTTGCCGCCGGTGAGCTCGGTCGTGGCCGCGAAGACGGCGGTGCCGTTGGTGCCGGTCGTCACGGTCCGGACCTGGCCGGCGTCGTCCGTCAGCGTGACCTTGGCGCCGGCGAGACCCTGCTCCAGCACGCTGTCGTACGCGCCGTCCGCGTCCACCTCGGTGACGACCCGCACCGTCAGAGTGCCGTCGGTGGCGGCGGCCCGCGTGCTCGCGGCGAGCGGGCCGAGCCCGGTGGCCGCGAGCGCCGGTGAACCGGTCGCGACCAGCGCGAGACTCAGACCGGTCAGACCGGCCAGTCGTCTCCGCCGTCCCGGCGGAGCGTCGTGCAGGCGCCGGCGCGAGGCGGCGGTACCTGGTTCTGCTCTGAACACTGTGTCCTCGTCTCGTGGAGCGAACACCCCCATCAAGCTATGTATGGGATCGGTGAAGAAGATCGAATCGGCCCGTTCGGACGAACCGCATGATTATCGGATCTTTCGGGTGGAGTCATCAGGGGCGTGGCCGACTCCCGGTGGTGATCTCGCGGGTGCGTATGGGTTCCGTCAAGAGCTGCTGGACGGCCGTATGGGAGCCGTCAACGGCGGCCGGATCCGGCCGGCGAGGCGCTTTGCTCTGACTGTCCGAACCGATCCACACCTCACGTCTCGCTAGGAGCTCGCGATGGCCGATCTGGCCTTCGTCGTCATCACGATCGCGGTGTTCGCGCTGGTGGCTGTCGCCGCCAAGGGGGTGACGAAGCTGTGACCGCCGAGAACGTTGTCGGCCTCGTCGTGGCCGTCGCCCTGCTGGGCTATCTCGTCCTCGCCCTGATCTTCCCGGAGAGGTTCTGAGTCACGTCATGGGTCCCGTACTCGCCGGCGTGCTCCAGCTGCTCGCCCTCATAGGGGCACTGGCGCTCGCCCACATCCCGCTCGGCGACTACATGGCCAGGGTCTACTCCTCCGACCGGCACTGGCGTGTGGAGAAGTGGATCTACAAGGGCATCGGCGCCGATCCGGACACGGAGATGCGCTGGCCCGCGTACCTGCGCGGTGTCCTCGCGTTCTCGGCCGTGGGTGTCCTGTTCCTCTATCTGCTCCAGCGGCTCCAGGGCGTTCTGCCCGGCTCGCTCGGCTTCTCCTCGATCGACCCGGACCAGGCGTTCAACACCGCCGTGTCCTTCGTGACCAACACCAACTGGCAGTCCTACTACGGCGAACAGGCCATGGGTCACGTCGTGCAGACCGCCGGTCTTGCCGTCCAGAACTTCGTCTCGGCAGCCGTCGGCATCGCCGTCGCGGTGGCCCTCGTACGCGGGTTCGCCCGCTCTCGCACCGGCGAACTGGGCAACTTCTGGTCCGACCTGGTGCGTGGTGTCGTACGCATCCTGCTGCCGTTCTCCGTCGTCGTCGCGGTCGCGCTGGTCGCGTGCGGCGTGATCCAGAACTTCTCCGGCATTCACGAGGTCGGCCAGTTCATGGGCGGCTCGCAACAGTGGAACGGGGGTGCTGTCGCCTCGCAGGAGGCCATCAAGGAGATCGGTACCAACGGCGGCGGCTACTTCAACGCCAACTCCGCGCACCCCTTCGAGAACCCGACGCCGTTCACCAACCTGCTGCAGATCTTCCTGATGCTGGTGATCCCGTTCGCGCTGACCCGCACCTTCGGGGTCATGGTCGGCTCGGTCAGGCAGGGCTACGCCATCCTCGCGACCATGGCCACCATCTGGGTCGGCTTCGTCGCCCTGACGATGTGGAGCGAGTTCGCCCACCACGGGCCGGCCCTCCAGATCGCGGGGGGCGCCATGGAGGGCAAGGAGACCCGGTTCGGGGTCGGAGCCTCGTCCATCTTCGCGGTGTCGACCACGCTGACGTCCACGGGAGCGGTGGACTCCTTCCACTCCTCGTTCACCGGGCTCGGCGGCGGCATCACCATGCTCGGCATGATGCTGGGCGAGATCGCGCCCGGCGGCACCGGCTCCGGCCTCTACGGCATGCTGATCATGGCGGTCATCGCGGTGTTCATCGCGGGGCTCATGGTCGGCCGTACGCCCGAGTACCTCGGCAAGAAGATCGGCACCCGCGAGATCAAGTTCGCGGCCTGCTACATCCTGATCACCCCGGCCCTGGTGCTCGTCTTCACGGCAGCGGCGATGGCGTTGCCGACGCCCGGCAACTCGATGACCAACAGCGGGGCGCACGGCTTCTCCGAGATCCTCTACGCCTACACCTCCGCGTCGAACAACAACGGTTCGGCCTTCGCCGGGCTGAACGCGGACACCCAGTGGTTCAACACCACCTTGGGCCTGGCCATGGTCCTGGGCCGGTTCCTGCCGATGGTGTTCGTCCTGGCGCTGGCCGGTTCGCTCGCCGAACAGCAGCCGGTCCCGGTCACCGCGGGCACCCTGCGGACCGAGAAACCCCTGTTCACGGGTCTGCTGGTGGGCGCGATCCTCATCATCACCGGCCTGACCTACTTCCCGGCTCTGGCGCTGGGGCCGCTGGCCGAGGGGCTGGCGTCATGACGACCGACACAACTGACACGACCGACACGACCGAGCAAGAGGACGCGATGTCCACAGCCACTCCGGCCCGGGCGCCGCACAGCGACGTACCCACCGGCCACCAGCCCGCCGAGAACCGTGTCGGCGCGGGCCTCTTCGACCCCGGGCAACTGCTGAGGTCGCTGCCGGACGCCTGCCGCAAGCTCGACCCACGGGTCATGGTCAAGTCCCCTGTCATGTTCGTGGTGCTGGTCGGGTCGGTGCTGACGACGGTGTTCTCCTTCAAGGACCCGGGCGACTGGTTCGGCTGGACCATCAGCGCCTGGCTCTGGCTGACCGTGATCTTCGCCAATCTGGCGGAGGCGGTCGCCGAGGGGCGTGGCAAGGCCCAGGCCGACACCCTGCGCAAGGCCAAGACCGACACCGTCGCGCGACGGCTCGTCGGGGACGGAGAGGAGCAGGTGCCCGGCACCGAGCTGCGCGTCGGCGACCGTGTCGTCTGCGAGGCCGGTGACGTCATCCCCGGCGACGGTGACGTCGTCGAGGGTGTGGCGTCCGTCGACGAGTCGGCCATCACCGGGGAGTCGGCGCCGGTCATCCGGGAGTCGGGCGGCGACCGGTCGGCCGTCACCGGTGGCACGAAGGTGCTGTCCGACCGGATCGTCGTCAAGATCACGACGAAGCCCGGCGAGACCTTCATCGACCGCATGATCGCCCTGGTCGAGGGCGCGGCCCGGCAGAAGACGCCGAACGAGATCGCGCTGAACATCCTGCTGGCCTCGCTGACCGTCGTCTTCCTGCTCGCGGTGGCCACTCTGCCGCCGCTCGCTGACTACGCGGGCACCCATCTGACGATGGTCGTGCTGGTCGCCCTACTGGTCTGTCTCATCCCGACCACGATCGGCGCGCTGCTCTCCGCGATCGGCATCGCGGGCATGGACCGGCTGGTGCAGCGCAACGTACTCGCCATGTCCGGCCGGGCAGTTGAGGCCGCCGGTGACGTCTCCACCCTGCTGCTCGACAAGACCGGCACCATCACGCTCGGCAACCGGCAGGCTTCGGAGTTCGTGCCGGTGAGCGGCACCACCGAGGCGGAGGTCGCGGACGCCGCACAGCTGTCCTCGCTGGCCGACGAGACGCCCGAGGGGCGGTCCATCGTCGTGCTGGCCAAGGAGAGGTACGGGCTGCGCGAACGCCACCAGGGCGAGTTGGCCGGCGCCGAGTGGATCGCCTTCACCGCCCAGACCCGGATGTCGGGCGTGGACGTGGACGGCAGGAAGATCCGCAAGGGTGCCGCCGGTTCGGTCGTCGCCTGGGTGAAGGAGCAGGGGGGTGTCGTGTCCGAGGACGCCGGCGCGCTCACCGACCGGATCTCCGAGGCGGGCGGTACACCGCTGCTGGTGGCCGTCGAAGACAGCGACGGGGCACGGGTGCTGGGAGTCATCCACCTCAAGGACGTCGTCAAGGAGGGCATGCGGGAGCGGTTCGACGAGCTGCGCCGCATGGGCATCAAGACCGTCATGATCACGGGCGACAACCCGCTGACCGCCAAGGCCATCGCCGAGGAGGCGGGCGTCGACGACTTCCTCGCGGAGGCCACCCCCGAGGACAAGATGGCCCTGATCAAGCGGGAGCAGGCGGGCGGCAAGCTCGTCGCCATGACCGGCGACGGGACCAACGACGCGCCCGCGCTCGCCCAGGCGGACGTCGGCGTCGCGATGAACACGGGCACGTCGGCGGCGAAGGAGGCCGGCAACATGGTCGACCTCGACTCGAACCCGACGAAGCTGATCGAGATCGTCGAGATCGGCAAGCAACTCCTCATCACCCGGGGCGCGTTGACGACGTTCTCCATCGCCAACGACGTCGCGAAGTACTTCGCGATCATCCCGGCGCTGTTCGCGGCCGTCTACCCGGGCCTCGACAGGCTCAACATCATGAACCTGTCCTCGCCCGACTCCGCGATCCTCTCCGCCGTCATCTTCAACGCGCTGATCATCATCGCGCTGGTGCCGCTCGCACTGCGGGGTGTGCGGTACAAGCCGATGAGCGCCGACCGGATGCTCCGCCGCAATCTCGGGATCTACGGCATCGGCGGCCTGATCGCCCCCTTCATCGGCATCAAGATCATCGACCTGCTGATCTCCCTCATCCCCGGCATTGGGTGACGTCATGAACAACTCGGTTACGAACACTGCCCGGTTGCTGGGAGCGGGGCTGCGTGCCCTGCTGGTGTTGACCGTGCTCACAGGTGTGATCTACCCGTTGGCCGTCACAGGTGTTGCCCAGGCGGTATTCCCGGGCAAGGCGAACGGCTCGGAGATCAGGTCGGAGGGGAAGGTGGTGGGTTCCTCGCTGATCGGTCAACAGGGGTACAGCCTGGACTACTTCCAGCCCCGCCCGGCCAATGGCCTGGGTGTGAACTCGGTCAACACGCAGTACAAGCTGATCCTCTCCGGCGCCACCAACCGCTCCGCCGACAATCCCGACCTGATCAAGTGGGTCAAGGAGGCGAAGGCAAAGGTCGTCAAGGACAACTCGACCGCCGACTACAAGGTCAGGCCGTCCGACGTACCCGCCGACGCGGTCACGTCCTCCGGCTCCGGCCTGGACCCGGACATCTCCCCGGCCTACGCCGACCTCCAGGTCCACCGGATCGCCGAGCGCGACGGTCTGTCCGTCGCCCGGGTGCGGAAGCTGGTCGACGACCACACGGAGGGCCGCACCCTCGGGTTCATGGGGGAGCCCCGGGTCAACGTCCTGGAGCTCAACATCGCGCTCAGGGAACTGATCAGGGGCCAGTGATTCGGTGATGACCCGGGTGCTGGTCGTGGAAGACGACCCCCAGCTCGTACGAGCACTCGTGATCAACATGCGGGCACGCCAGTACGGAGTGGACGCGGCGCCGGACGGCACCACGGCCCTCCGGCTGGCGGCGGCCCGTCTGCCGGACGTCGTGTTACTGGACCTGGGCCTGCCCGACATGGACGGCGTCGATGTCATCAGGGCGCTGCGCGGCTGGACCCGGGTTCCGATCCTGGTGCTGTCGGCGCGCCGGTCGTCCGACGAGAAGGCGGCGGCGCTGGACGCGGGCGCCGACGACTACCTCACCAAGCCGTTCGGCATGGGTGAACTCCTGACCAGACTGCGGGCCGCCGTCCGCCGCACGGAGGAGGTCCCGCTCGCCCCCGGGGCGACGGTCGTCACGACCGACGGCTTCGTCGTCGACCTGAGCGCCAAGAGGGCCACGCGGGGCGGCCGGGACATCCCGCTCACTCCCACCGAATGGCATCTGCTGGAGATCCTGGTGACCAACCCGGGGCGTCTCATCAGCCGGAAGCACCTGCTCCAGGAGGTGTGGGGCGCCGGTCGGCACAGCGGGACCGACCATCTGCGCGTCCACATGGCCCGACTCCGCCGCAAACTGGAGCCGGACCCCGCGCATCCGCGCCACCTGATCACCGAGCCGGGGACGGGGTACCGGTTCGAGCGATGAGGGCGCGGGCGGGCAGTGCGGGTGTGCGGGCGGTACGGACCCACCGGCGTCGGTTCGTCGTCCGGGGCGCGCAGCCGATCACGCCAGTGCCCGACGCGCGACAGCCACCCCCGCCCGGAGGGCCGCCACGGGGTCCGGCGCCTCGTCCAGCTCGATGAGCACGGTGCCGGCGCCGGGTGTGCGGGACATCGCGTCGGCCCAGCCCGGCCAGTCCACGATGCCCGTGCCCAGTTCGGTCATGTAGGGCTGCTGCTGGGCGAACACCGTGTCGTCGATGGTGAGTTCGACGTCGATCGGCCCGACCGCGTCCTTCCAGTGGGCCAGTGCGATCCGCTGCGCGTGGCGACGCGCGACGGCCACGGGATCCCCGCCGCCGAGCGCGATGTGGCACGAGTCGGGGCACAGCCACACATAGCGCGGGTCGGTCAGCGCCATGAACAGGTCGATGTCCCGCTCGTACCAGAGCGTGCTGTTGGACTCCGTGTGGAAGGCGAGCCGCACACCGTGCCGGGCGACAGCGTCGCCGACCGCATGCGCGATGTCGGCCATCCGGGACATGTACGCGGCGTCGACGAAGAAGGGCGGACGCGTCCCGAACGTCGTCCGCATGGGCAGCCCGGTGACCAGGAGGTCCGCCCCGGCCTCGGCGACGAAGGCGGCACGGCGCTCGGCGTCGGCGACGATCGCGGGCAGGCTGTCGCCGTGCCGCCAGTCCGGGGCGTCGCTCCCGGCGACGAAGGCACTCACGACGCTCAGGCCCCGGGCCTCCAGCGCGCGCCGGAACGAGGAGGCGCTGCCGAAGGCGCGCAGGGCCGACCCGATGTCGCCGGGCGCGAAGGTCAGCTCGACACCGCTGACACCGGCCAGGGCCAGCGCGTCCAGTATCCGCTCCCAGAAGCGGCCTGCGTCGGCGAGAGCCAACTGCCTTACGGCGTCCGGGGTTTCGAGTCCCCAGAAGGCCGGGTGGTAGAAGGTGATGACATCGGTGGCGAAGCGCGGCTCGGCGGCTTCGGCCGGCGGAGTCACTCGTCACCGCCACGGGCGTTGTAGACCACGACCCCGTC contains these protein-coding regions:
- a CDS encoding sugar phosphate isomerase/epimerase family protein, with protein sequence MTPPAEAAEPRFATDVITFYHPAFWGLETPDAVRQLALADAGRFWERILDALALAGVSGVELTFAPGDIGSALRAFGSASSFRRALEARGLSVVSAFVAGSDAPDWRHGDSLPAIVADAERRAAFVAEAGADLLVTGLPMRTTFGTRPPFFVDAAYMSRMADIAHAVGDAVARHGVRLAFHTESNSTLWYERDIDLFMALTDPRYVWLCPDSCHIALGGGDPVAVARRHAQRIALAHWKDAVGPIDVELTIDDTVFAQQQPYMTELGTGIVDWPGWADAMSRTPGAGTVLIELDEAPDPVAALRAGVAVARRALA
- the kdpF gene encoding K(+)-transporting ATPase subunit F translates to MTAENVVGLVVAVALLGYLVLALIFPERF
- the kdpB gene encoding potassium-transporting ATPase subunit KdpB codes for the protein MSTATPARAPHSDVPTGHQPAENRVGAGLFDPGQLLRSLPDACRKLDPRVMVKSPVMFVVLVGSVLTTVFSFKDPGDWFGWTISAWLWLTVIFANLAEAVAEGRGKAQADTLRKAKTDTVARRLVGDGEEQVPGTELRVGDRVVCEAGDVIPGDGDVVEGVASVDESAITGESAPVIRESGGDRSAVTGGTKVLSDRIVVKITTKPGETFIDRMIALVEGAARQKTPNEIALNILLASLTVVFLLAVATLPPLADYAGTHLTMVVLVALLVCLIPTTIGALLSAIGIAGMDRLVQRNVLAMSGRAVEAAGDVSTLLLDKTGTITLGNRQASEFVPVSGTTEAEVADAAQLSSLADETPEGRSIVVLAKERYGLRERHQGELAGAEWIAFTAQTRMSGVDVDGRKIRKGAAGSVVAWVKEQGGVVSEDAGALTDRISEAGGTPLLVAVEDSDGARVLGVIHLKDVVKEGMRERFDELRRMGIKTVMITGDNPLTAKAIAEEAGVDDFLAEATPEDKMALIKREQAGGKLVAMTGDGTNDAPALAQADVGVAMNTGTSAAKEAGNMVDLDSNPTKLIEIVEIGKQLLITRGALTTFSIANDVAKYFAIIPALFAAVYPGLDRLNIMNLSSPDSAILSAVIFNALIIIALVPLALRGVRYKPMSADRMLRRNLGIYGIGGLIAPFIGIKIIDLLISLIPGIG
- the kdpA gene encoding potassium-transporting ATPase subunit KdpA, with the protein product MGPVLAGVLQLLALIGALALAHIPLGDYMARVYSSDRHWRVEKWIYKGIGADPDTEMRWPAYLRGVLAFSAVGVLFLYLLQRLQGVLPGSLGFSSIDPDQAFNTAVSFVTNTNWQSYYGEQAMGHVVQTAGLAVQNFVSAAVGIAVAVALVRGFARSRTGELGNFWSDLVRGVVRILLPFSVVVAVALVACGVIQNFSGIHEVGQFMGGSQQWNGGAVASQEAIKEIGTNGGGYFNANSAHPFENPTPFTNLLQIFLMLVIPFALTRTFGVMVGSVRQGYAILATMATIWVGFVALTMWSEFAHHGPALQIAGGAMEGKETRFGVGASSIFAVSTTLTSTGAVDSFHSSFTGLGGGITMLGMMLGEIAPGGTGSGLYGMLIMAVIAVFIAGLMVGRTPEYLGKKIGTREIKFAACYILITPALVLVFTAAAMALPTPGNSMTNSGAHGFSEILYAYTSASNNNGSAFAGLNADTQWFNTTLGLAMVLGRFLPMVFVLALAGSLAEQQPVPVTAGTLRTEKPLFTGLLVGAILIITGLTYFPALALGPLAEGLAS
- a CDS encoding potassium-transporting ATPase subunit C; this encodes MNNSVTNTARLLGAGLRALLVLTVLTGVIYPLAVTGVAQAVFPGKANGSEIRSEGKVVGSSLIGQQGYSLDYFQPRPANGLGVNSVNTQYKLILSGATNRSADNPDLIKWVKEAKAKVVKDNSTADYKVRPSDVPADAVTSSGSGLDPDISPAYADLQVHRIAERDGLSVARVRKLVDDHTEGRTLGFMGEPRVNVLELNIALRELIRGQ
- a CDS encoding response regulator transcription factor; translation: MTRVLVVEDDPQLVRALVINMRARQYGVDAAPDGTTALRLAAARLPDVVLLDLGLPDMDGVDVIRALRGWTRVPILVLSARRSSDEKAAALDAGADDYLTKPFGMGELLTRLRAAVRRTEEVPLAPGATVVTTDGFVVDLSAKRATRGGRDIPLTPTEWHLLEILVTNPGRLISRKHLLQEVWGAGRHSGTDHLRVHMARLRRKLEPDPAHPRHLITEPGTGYRFER
- a CDS encoding SdrD B-like domain-containing protein — its product is MFRAEPGTAASRRRLHDAPPGRRRRLAGLTGLSLALVATGSPALAATGLGPLAASTRAAATDGTLTVRVVTEVDADGAYDSVLEQGLAGAKVTLTDDAGQVRTVTTGTNGTAVFAATTELTGGKYRVQVTNPNPDTLSPAVAGLGSGADVMRSNVGFVDVSGGTDVTYTTGFWDPGLYCQENPNLVTCNLAKGDAPNTYKGLVSFGGDFNGPNSDGNVTQLTDNTKQQAVFGIGVDRTGNKYMGTLVKRHTAYGPAGNTNTIYRQFGTTDTVDTFVTLPGTLTAHETTDNWLHDNAVYSKVGREGIGDVDVSGDGKTLYAVNLSDSKLYSVAVLGSGATARPGTQTAYDIPRPQACVGQWHPYGIGVRGKRVLVGGVCGAETTVTTDLQWGDPSQLSAHVYEFTNGAFSEIFTHALNYPRGCAYRFTGLPADAYRCTKPSTVGQVMSAQWEAWNERVPGTETHSFISAPQPILSNIEIADNGDLVLGYRDRFGDMTGTATFAHNSTQRPLVTGIAAGDVLRACRSGTTYTLESAGACGGLTSNPTLPTNGEGPGGGEFYDDSTELNDAFHDQVAEGGTALQPYRDRLWSTVYDPYNAFQQGVRHWPVDPAMRKPSVKGNLLIQATWNNDLALRQNLFGKANGLADLELVCDQAPVQIGNRVWYDSNGDGVQNPSEPPVPGVVVKLTSTDGRELTATTDANGEYYLGTKDGLTPNTEYATSFDYSGINPSTLPGSPTLAQLKWTQRNGGSDRALDSNVDSAGRTTVTVGDPGNVNHTIDAGLVGPIDKLGDFVWYDTDGNGIQDPGEPPAPDITVNLYNGNGDLLGTVKTDATGKYLFDKLADGTYKVCFVKPAGHAWTRRNAGAVGDDSVVDPATGCSPVVTLGPGNRQDLTLDAGLVELNRLGDLVWYDTNGNGIQDPGEPGAKDVPVELIDPATDDVIRTTTTDAAGKYLFTDLPDGRYKVCFRSPRGYLWTLQNAGAVGDDSVVDPTGGCSPVVTLGPGNRQDLTLDAGLVKELALTVVKTDRKTGKPLRGAVFQLWLDSNGKSGLQRGGATKDRMVGDCVTGRTGKCSFDDNRIGTYYLVEKDVPEGYVLPDNPVFGPYRLTLANGTGAEGLIVKIANERGEPCKGKKC